A genomic region of Corallococcus soli contains the following coding sequences:
- a CDS encoding cupin-like domain-containing protein has translation MLKSIIPPEWKTWLAQNLVRGVSSARLGALLEAAGVAPEVVREMVREAEHHPAVGGGRTHATRLGSLESLLATRSELQRQARGEARVERYQRLSPAEFFTHYYRRNRPVVIEGLLEDWPAMRRWTPAWMAEHFGDETVEVMAGREAQALPDFHADRLRREVPLRELLARFDGAPTNDMYLVARNSLLLREAFLPLLEDLRAPEGYIHPDLREPDRVHLWLGPAGTLSNLHHDHLNVLFCQVWGRKRVWLAPSWETPWMANERGFYSAVDVLAPDTGRFPDFARVALHTVEVGPGDALFIPVGWWHALHALDASLSVTFVSFEQTPGLNTCWREGWLGATPQEEHR, from the coding sequence AATGGAAGACGTGGCTCGCGCAGAACCTTGTGCGTGGGGTTTCTTCCGCGAGGCTCGGAGCCCTGTTGGAGGCGGCGGGAGTGGCGCCGGAGGTCGTCCGGGAGATGGTTCGTGAAGCCGAACACCACCCCGCGGTGGGCGGCGGTCGGACCCATGCCACACGGTTGGGTTCACTGGAATCCCTGCTCGCGACACGGTCGGAGCTGCAAAGACAAGCGCGGGGTGAGGCGCGGGTGGAGCGGTATCAGCGTCTGTCTCCAGCGGAGTTCTTCACCCATTACTACCGGCGCAACCGACCGGTGGTCATTGAAGGGCTGTTGGAGGACTGGCCGGCGATGCGGCGGTGGACGCCCGCGTGGATGGCCGAGCATTTCGGAGATGAGACGGTGGAGGTGATGGCGGGACGCGAGGCCCAGGCCCTGCCTGACTTCCACGCGGACCGGCTGCGCCGGGAGGTGCCGCTGCGCGAGCTGCTGGCCCGCTTCGACGGTGCGCCGACGAACGACATGTATCTGGTGGCGCGCAACAGCCTGCTGTTGCGCGAGGCCTTCCTCCCGCTGCTGGAGGACCTGCGAGCGCCGGAGGGCTACATCCACCCGGACCTGCGCGAACCCGACCGCGTGCACCTGTGGCTGGGGCCGGCGGGGACGCTGTCGAACCTGCACCACGACCACCTCAACGTCCTCTTCTGCCAGGTGTGGGGGCGCAAGCGGGTGTGGCTGGCGCCGTCGTGGGAGACGCCGTGGATGGCCAACGAGCGCGGCTTCTACAGCGCGGTGGACGTGCTCGCGCCGGACACCGGGCGCTTCCCGGACTTCGCCCGCGTGGCGCTCCACACGGTGGAGGTGGGGCCGGGAGACGCGCTCTTCATCCCCGTGGGCTGGTGGCATGCGCTGCATGCCCTGGACGCGAGCCTGTCCGTGACGTTCGTGAGCTTCGAGCAGACCCCCGGCCTCAACACCTGCTGGCGGGAGGGCTGGCTGGGGGCCACGCCCCAGGAGGAGCACCGATGA
- a CDS encoding CHAT domain-containing protein, producing the protein MTGMQRTPRGTRLRENTGVKRAGLAVGLVLCVAVGFGAMRAWRQHAPAPDTRALWLLDLPTRPLEVRLSLGAADAHRPYAPPRSPDTLARPVPLGPLSALEEQGDGHGVAVSYLLHGDTEQALAHLARTAPSPDRDSDQAAALLLRGRHDEALTLLDATLEAVPDHAQARWNRAVLTRDLGLSLVAATTFEQLAAKAEPGWSEEARGQAQSLRDRLQSRAEAWKALRDAFLTRLRTPDAPLPVEASGRFPGLARERFYDVLRTSQDAARVRELLPLAKVLDHASGDTVLEATVQRVAALDFTRRAPLAREYAKLVLDEHPAPAELIERLRKEDSARDLLLEALLRTPGVARTQEELQALTRDVTDPWILSRVAQEGARLDDLAGQGAQAGDRLRAALAECRARKLPLRCVDLLTRLSQRATASNRLVEGEEAARAAWQEAAALGEWEREGAALVMLANATRFQVRIALSRAYLMETLARQPEDCLARTQAHRNLASLALMRFRPREARQELEDSLACGQTPGLQGAWILADLARLDPRPSDEARLRAELARVTPLRENAGRRVLATLIAGRFAVDRDWRAGQKELRRAIADAEPLLRSNADAKDARVVAYRTLAVSAGHAGAFREVLDVVAESLQVPLPDGCVLAAAVEDERTVTVARGRQGQLKGHYDASRTTPLRDDLSGLVPGELVDLLRDCPSVSVLAAPPLDSRSGILPPDLAWSYRVGTGAHGPPTASPPMHVVVSDVEPPATLRLARLPSSAEVDLEGAQRLLRLKGSQATPERVLEAMEQATDIDIHAHGVVDRALSDATVIALSPQQDGRYALTAEELRRRRFLGAPLVVLGACSAAHLPPLLHQTSSLPQAFVASGARAVFAATAEIPNDAGAFFRAVRERILSGTEPSQALRAERLDWHEKQPGMRWVDKVLLYQ; encoded by the coding sequence ATGACAGGCATGCAGCGGACGCCCCGGGGCACGCGCCTTCGGGAGAACACCGGCGTGAAGCGCGCGGGACTCGCCGTGGGTCTGGTGCTGTGCGTGGCCGTGGGCTTCGGCGCCATGCGCGCCTGGAGGCAGCACGCCCCCGCGCCCGACACCCGCGCGCTGTGGCTGTTGGACCTGCCCACCCGGCCGCTGGAAGTGCGCCTGAGCCTTGGCGCCGCGGACGCGCACCGCCCCTATGCACCGCCCAGGAGTCCGGACACCCTGGCCCGTCCGGTGCCGCTCGGGCCGCTGTCCGCCCTGGAGGAGCAGGGCGACGGGCACGGGGTCGCGGTCAGCTACCTGCTGCATGGCGACACGGAGCAGGCGCTCGCGCACCTGGCGCGCACGGCCCCCTCGCCGGACCGGGACAGCGACCAGGCCGCGGCCCTGCTCCTGCGCGGACGGCATGACGAGGCCCTGACGCTGCTGGATGCCACGCTCGAAGCGGTGCCCGACCATGCGCAGGCGCGCTGGAACCGGGCCGTGCTGACGCGCGACCTGGGCCTGTCGCTCGTCGCCGCCACCACCTTCGAACAACTGGCCGCGAAGGCGGAGCCTGGCTGGAGCGAGGAGGCGCGAGGGCAGGCCCAAAGCCTGCGCGACCGCCTCCAGTCGCGGGCGGAGGCCTGGAAGGCCCTGCGCGATGCGTTCCTCACCCGGCTGCGCACCCCGGACGCGCCGTTGCCGGTGGAGGCCTCCGGACGCTTCCCGGGCCTCGCGCGCGAGCGGTTCTACGACGTGCTGCGGACCTCGCAGGACGCGGCGCGGGTGCGGGAGCTGCTGCCGCTCGCGAAGGTGCTGGACCATGCGTCCGGGGACACCGTGCTGGAGGCCACCGTGCAGCGGGTGGCCGCGCTGGACTTCACCCGCCGGGCGCCGCTCGCGCGGGAGTACGCGAAGCTGGTGCTGGACGAACACCCCGCCCCCGCGGAGCTCATCGAACGTCTCCGGAAGGAGGACTCGGCCCGCGACCTGCTGCTGGAGGCCCTGCTGCGCACGCCGGGCGTGGCGCGCACACAGGAGGAGCTGCAGGCCCTGACGCGCGACGTGACGGACCCATGGATCCTCTCGCGCGTGGCGCAGGAAGGGGCACGGCTGGACGACCTCGCGGGACAGGGAGCGCAGGCGGGAGACCGGCTGCGCGCGGCGCTGGCGGAGTGCCGTGCGCGCAAGCTGCCCCTGCGCTGCGTGGACCTGCTCACGCGGCTGAGCCAGCGCGCGACCGCGTCCAACCGGCTGGTGGAGGGAGAAGAGGCCGCGCGCGCCGCGTGGCAGGAGGCCGCCGCGCTGGGTGAGTGGGAGCGCGAGGGCGCGGCGCTGGTGATGCTGGCCAACGCGACGCGCTTCCAGGTGCGCATCGCGCTGTCGCGTGCGTACCTCATGGAGACCCTGGCCCGGCAGCCGGAGGACTGTCTGGCGCGCACGCAGGCGCACCGCAACCTCGCGTCGTTGGCGCTGATGCGCTTCCGGCCCCGGGAGGCCCGGCAGGAGCTGGAGGACTCGCTGGCCTGCGGGCAGACGCCCGGACTCCAGGGGGCGTGGATCCTCGCGGACCTGGCGCGCCTGGATCCACGGCCATCCGACGAGGCGCGCCTCCGGGCGGAGCTGGCCCGGGTGACGCCGCTGCGGGAGAACGCGGGCCGGCGCGTGCTGGCCACGCTCATCGCGGGCCGCTTCGCGGTGGACCGCGACTGGCGCGCGGGCCAGAAGGAGCTGCGCCGTGCCATCGCCGATGCGGAGCCCCTCCTGCGAAGCAACGCGGACGCGAAGGACGCCCGGGTGGTGGCCTACCGGACGCTGGCGGTGAGCGCGGGCCATGCGGGGGCCTTCCGCGAAGTCCTGGACGTGGTGGCCGAAAGCCTCCAGGTGCCCCTGCCGGACGGCTGCGTGCTGGCCGCCGCCGTGGAGGACGAGCGCACGGTGACGGTGGCGCGTGGACGCCAGGGCCAGCTGAAGGGCCACTACGACGCTTCGCGAACGACCCCGCTGCGCGATGACCTCTCGGGGCTGGTGCCCGGGGAGCTGGTGGACCTGCTGCGCGACTGTCCCAGCGTGTCCGTGCTGGCCGCGCCGCCGCTGGACAGCCGCTCGGGCATCCTGCCGCCGGACCTCGCCTGGAGCTACCGCGTGGGCACGGGCGCGCATGGGCCGCCGACCGCGAGCCCCCCGATGCATGTCGTGGTGTCGGACGTGGAGCCGCCCGCGACCCTGAGGCTGGCGCGCCTGCCCTCCTCCGCGGAGGTGGACCTGGAGGGTGCGCAGCGGCTCTTGCGCCTCAAGGGCTCGCAGGCCACGCCGGAGCGCGTGCTGGAGGCGATGGAGCAGGCCACCGACATCGACATCCACGCGCACGGCGTGGTGGACCGCGCGCTGTCGGACGCCACGGTCATCGCGCTGTCGCCGCAGCAGGACGGCCGCTACGCGCTCACCGCGGAGGAGCTGCGCCGTCGGCGGTTCCTCGGCGCGCCGCTGGTGGTGCTGGGCGCCTGCAGCGCGGCCCACCTCCCGCCGCTGCTGCACCAGACGTCATCGCTGCCGCAGGCCTTCGTCGCCTCGGGCGCGCGCGCCGTCTTCGCGGCCACGGCGGAGATCCCCAACGACGCGGGGGCGTTCTTCCGCGCGGTGCGCGAGCGCATCCTGTCCGGCACGGAGCCCTCGCAGGCCCTGCGCGCCGAACGGCTCGACTGGCACGAGAAGCAGCCCGGAATGCGCTGGGTGGACAAGGTGCTGCTGTACCAGTAG
- a CDS encoding M14 family metallopeptidase — MPIPQLRTRAEATDYQETSRSADVVAFIDTLVGQTKLAKRVDFGQSGEGQPLISLVISDRNCFTPELAQKQKKIIVMVEANIHAGEVEGKETLLGLARDLTLTPLGKKLLDRLCLVFVPNFNPDGNDRISPGNRALDLKNLEGQVNPPGGVGTRYTGEGWNLNRDNMKQEAPETRALAKLYQAWWPHLFVDCHTTDGSIHAFDLTFDIPHGNAELFHMSRDYNRELAERVSAAVKKKHGFDSFWYGNFLKEGDPRSGWHTYPALPRFGSHYRGLLGRLDVLLETYSYIDFPRRCAVIRAWVLELIRDAARYAKDYRTATSFEEATIIARGKSPDVKDLVGINYGVAQRDAEGALVFDYPAYVLGKDVAVINSFDEASIEGRRYPGKRRKVYKAPHYRTFVPTQAVSTPAAYLVPASLASRLEGHGIRFEKLASAQRFQVDSYRIARREQTFSPDVAANVPPPGQNEVPLSQKPKPVRFETILTVAPERSEREFPAGTLKVPTDQRTGTLITYLLEPHSDDGFCRWQFLDDSLTVGELYPIHRVVEATRAPLKVE; from the coding sequence ATGCCCATCCCCCAGCTGCGCACCCGCGCGGAAGCCACCGACTACCAGGAAACCTCCCGCAGCGCCGACGTGGTCGCCTTCATCGACACGCTCGTCGGCCAGACGAAGCTCGCGAAGCGCGTGGACTTCGGCCAGAGCGGAGAGGGCCAGCCGCTCATCTCCCTGGTCATCAGCGACCGCAACTGCTTCACGCCGGAGCTGGCGCAGAAGCAGAAGAAGATCATCGTGATGGTGGAGGCCAACATCCACGCCGGTGAGGTGGAGGGAAAGGAGACGCTGCTGGGGCTCGCGCGCGACCTCACCCTCACGCCGCTGGGCAAGAAGCTGCTCGACAGGCTCTGCCTCGTCTTCGTCCCCAACTTCAACCCGGACGGCAATGATCGCATCAGCCCGGGAAACCGCGCGCTCGATCTGAAGAACCTGGAGGGCCAGGTGAACCCGCCGGGCGGCGTGGGCACGCGCTACACGGGCGAGGGCTGGAACCTCAACCGCGACAACATGAAGCAGGAGGCCCCGGAGACGCGCGCGCTGGCGAAGCTGTACCAAGCGTGGTGGCCGCACCTCTTCGTGGACTGCCACACCACCGACGGCAGCATCCACGCCTTCGATCTCACCTTCGACATCCCGCACGGCAACGCGGAGCTGTTCCACATGTCTCGCGACTACAACCGCGAGCTGGCCGAACGCGTCTCCGCCGCCGTGAAGAAGAAGCACGGCTTCGACAGCTTCTGGTACGGCAACTTCCTCAAGGAAGGCGACCCGCGCTCCGGCTGGCACACCTACCCCGCGCTGCCCCGCTTCGGCAGCCACTACCGGGGCCTGCTGGGCCGCCTGGACGTGCTGCTGGAGACCTACAGCTACATCGACTTCCCCCGCCGCTGCGCCGTCATCCGCGCCTGGGTGCTGGAGCTCATCCGCGACGCCGCCCGCTACGCCAAGGACTACCGCACCGCCACCTCCTTCGAGGAGGCGACCATCATCGCCCGCGGCAAGTCCCCGGACGTGAAGGACCTGGTCGGCATCAACTACGGCGTGGCGCAGCGCGACGCGGAGGGCGCGCTGGTGTTCGACTACCCCGCCTACGTGCTGGGCAAGGACGTCGCCGTCATCAACTCCTTCGACGAGGCCAGCATCGAGGGCCGCCGCTACCCGGGCAAGCGCCGCAAGGTCTACAAGGCGCCGCACTACCGCACCTTCGTGCCCACCCAGGCGGTGAGCACCCCGGCCGCGTACCTGGTGCCCGCGTCGCTGGCGTCCCGCCTGGAAGGCCACGGCATCCGCTTCGAGAAGCTGGCCAGCGCGCAGCGCTTCCAGGTGGACAGCTACCGCATCGCCCGCCGCGAGCAGACCTTCAGCCCGGACGTGGCCGCCAACGTGCCGCCGCCGGGGCAGAATGAGGTCCCGCTCAGCCAGAAGCCCAAGCCCGTGCGCTTCGAGACCATCCTCACCGTGGCCCCCGAGCGCTCCGAGCGCGAGTTCCCCGCCGGCACCCTCAAGGTCCCCACGGACCAGCGCACCGGCACGCTCATCACCTACCTGCTGGAGCCGCACTCGGACGACGGGTTCTGCCGCTGGCAGTTCCTCGACGACAGCCTCACGGTGGGGGAGCTGTACCCCATCCACCGGGTCGTGGAGGCCACGCGCGCCCCCTTGAAGGTGGAGTAA
- a CDS encoding DUSAM domain-containing protein: MTLGDWDRVRELGSQLLVNGGLAVTEELRELLPRVAMDVALSSEDAHQALASPETAAALLREVHQRIHDGSRRLSRALVESHKLKMAGDLGAARQVLTGVASVEVVPLYLEQLQIALDHLDESEDASDTDSQDESSD; encoded by the coding sequence ATGACGCTGGGAGACTGGGACCGGGTGCGGGAGCTGGGAAGCCAGCTGTTGGTGAATGGTGGGCTGGCGGTGACGGAGGAACTGCGAGAGTTGCTTCCCCGGGTAGCAATGGACGTGGCGCTCTCCTCCGAGGATGCACATCAGGCGCTGGCCTCACCCGAGACGGCGGCTGCGCTCCTGCGGGAGGTGCATCAACGCATCCACGATGGATCGCGTCGGCTTTCACGGGCCCTGGTGGAGTCTCACAAGTTGAAGATGGCAGGAGACCTGGGTGCTGCGCGCCAGGTACTCACTGGCGTCGCCTCCGTGGAAGTCGTGCCGCTCTATCTGGAACAGCTTCAGATCGCGCTCGACCATCTGGATGAATCCGAAGATGCCTCCGATACGGATTCGCAGGACGAGAGTAGCGACTGA
- a CDS encoding AraC family transcriptional regulator → MAPSAPPSLSARLARQGLFAAAKRGVSAERLCQDAGLRWVDLEDPEARIPYAVLDDILERAVALSGDDNLGLHMAGIDVMDADDPASLVILTSANLREALARGCRYQRVWGDGERFLVEDTPRGVRMRFTPMGPCWRPAHRHLTEVALAQLAQGVSVLTGAPVRPLRARFTHAAPLDLREHEAAFGCPLEFDAPVSDLEFAHEDADRPFVHADPVVHAVFEHPARSVLERLPVMDTLVGRVREQVRRTLAGGDFSFVAVARALRMPPRMLQRQLATEGYTYAGIVESLRRELSQGFLQRCMSIAEVSFLLGYADPAAFHRAFNRWWRTSPEAFRRARAAGG, encoded by the coding sequence GTGGCGCCCTCCGCTCCTCCTTCGCTCTCCGCCCGGTTGGCCCGGCAGGGACTGTTCGCGGCGGCGAAGCGGGGCGTGTCCGCCGAACGGCTCTGCCAGGACGCGGGGCTGCGGTGGGTGGACCTGGAGGACCCCGAAGCGCGCATCCCCTACGCCGTGCTGGACGACATCCTGGAGCGGGCCGTGGCCCTCTCCGGGGATGACAACCTGGGGCTGCACATGGCGGGCATTGACGTGATGGACGCTGACGACCCGGCGTCGCTCGTCATCCTCACCAGCGCGAACCTGCGCGAGGCCCTGGCGCGAGGCTGCCGCTACCAGCGGGTGTGGGGGGACGGCGAGCGCTTCCTCGTGGAGGACACCCCCCGGGGCGTGCGCATGCGCTTCACCCCCATGGGCCCCTGCTGGCGTCCCGCGCACCGGCACCTCACGGAGGTGGCCCTGGCGCAGCTGGCCCAGGGCGTGAGCGTCCTCACCGGCGCGCCGGTGCGTCCGCTGCGAGCCCGCTTCACCCACGCGGCCCCGCTGGACCTGCGCGAACACGAGGCCGCCTTCGGCTGTCCGCTGGAGTTCGACGCGCCTGTCAGCGACCTGGAGTTCGCCCACGAGGACGCGGACCGGCCCTTCGTCCACGCGGATCCGGTGGTCCACGCCGTCTTCGAACACCCGGCCCGCAGTGTCCTGGAGCGGCTGCCCGTGATGGACACCCTGGTCGGCCGGGTGCGCGAACAGGTGCGCCGGACGCTGGCAGGCGGCGACTTCTCCTTCGTCGCCGTGGCCCGGGCCCTGCGCATGCCGCCCCGGATGTTGCAGCGCCAACTGGCGACGGAGGGCTACACGTACGCGGGCATCGTGGAGTCCCTGCGCCGCGAGCTGTCCCAGGGCTTCCTCCAGCGGTGCATGTCCATCGCGGAGGTGTCCTTCCTCCTGGGGTACGCGGACCCGGCGGCCTTCCACCGCGCCTTCAATCGCTGGTGGCGCACGTCCCCGGAAGCCTTCCGCCGGGCCCGGGCGGCAGGGGGCTGA
- the nth gene encoding endonuclease III: MKPAAMIPVVLERLREKYPDAKYELNWNTPYELLVATILAAQCTDERVNRVTATLFQKYPGGPQALADADTAELEEDLKPTGFYKQKTKTVQAMSRALLDDFKGKVPSRMEDLVKLPGVARKTANVVLNTAFQQASGIIVDTHVARVSQRLGLSKQEKPEAIEADLMKLVPKEDWTFFGPAVVLHGRYTCIARKPKCAECLLNDVCPKLGVAA; the protein is encoded by the coding sequence ATGAAACCCGCTGCGATGATCCCCGTGGTGCTCGAACGCCTTCGCGAGAAGTACCCCGACGCGAAGTACGAGCTGAACTGGAACACGCCCTACGAGCTGCTGGTGGCCACCATCCTGGCCGCGCAGTGCACCGACGAGCGCGTCAACCGCGTCACCGCCACGCTGTTCCAGAAGTACCCCGGAGGCCCCCAGGCGCTCGCGGACGCCGACACCGCGGAGCTGGAGGAGGACCTCAAGCCCACCGGCTTCTACAAGCAGAAGACCAAGACGGTGCAGGCGATGAGCCGCGCGCTGCTCGACGACTTCAAGGGCAAGGTGCCCTCCCGCATGGAGGACCTGGTGAAGCTGCCCGGCGTGGCACGCAAGACGGCAAACGTGGTGCTCAACACCGCCTTCCAGCAGGCCTCCGGCATCATCGTGGACACCCACGTGGCCCGCGTCAGCCAGCGGCTGGGCCTGTCCAAGCAGGAGAAGCCAGAGGCCATTGAAGCCGACCTCATGAAGCTCGTGCCGAAAGAAGACTGGACCTTCTTCGGCCCGGCCGTGGTGCTGCACGGCCGCTACACCTGCATCGCCCGGAAGCCGAAGTGCGCGGAGTGCCTGCTCAACGACGTGTGCCCGAAGCTGGGCGTGGCCGCTTAA
- a CDS encoding iron-containing alcohol dehydrogenase: MPPVTFEFATANRVLFGPGRVTEVPDLVRALGGQKVLLVTGTSPARAEPVRAALERLGITSASFRVAGEPTVDTAREGTAVAVDARCDAVVALGGGSALDAGKAIAALAANGGDPLDYLEVIGRGQALTKPSLPLIAVPTTAGTGSEVTRNAVLGSKEAGVKASLRSPLMLPHVALVDPDLLEHAPSDVLAAGGLDALSQLIEPFVSVRAQPLTDALAREGMQRSARSLRKAVLHGPGPSEREDLAIASLFGGLCLANAGLGAVHGFAAPLGGMLGAAHGALCAALLGATLEVNLDALRTRDPEHPALPRFREVAVLLTGQPEARAEDGIAWVKDLVQALRIRGLRTMGLTDADVPGLVAKARAASSMKGNPLTLSDAELTTVVQRSM, encoded by the coding sequence ATGCCCCCCGTCACCTTCGAGTTCGCCACCGCGAACCGCGTCCTCTTCGGCCCCGGCCGCGTCACCGAAGTCCCCGACCTGGTGCGCGCCCTGGGCGGACAGAAGGTCCTGCTCGTCACCGGCACCAGCCCCGCCCGCGCGGAGCCCGTCCGCGCCGCGCTCGAACGCCTGGGCATCACGTCCGCCTCCTTTCGCGTCGCGGGCGAGCCCACCGTCGACACCGCGCGCGAAGGCACCGCCGTCGCCGTGGACGCCCGCTGTGACGCCGTCGTCGCCCTGGGCGGTGGCAGCGCGCTCGACGCGGGCAAGGCCATTGCCGCGCTCGCCGCCAATGGGGGCGACCCGCTCGACTACCTGGAGGTCATCGGGCGCGGACAGGCCCTGACGAAGCCGTCGCTGCCGCTCATCGCCGTTCCCACCACCGCCGGCACCGGCTCGGAGGTGACGCGTAACGCGGTGCTGGGCTCGAAGGAGGCCGGCGTGAAGGCCAGCCTCCGCAGCCCGCTGATGCTGCCCCACGTGGCCCTGGTGGACCCCGACCTCCTGGAGCACGCCCCGTCGGACGTGCTCGCGGCGGGCGGCCTGGACGCGCTGTCCCAGCTCATTGAACCGTTCGTGTCCGTCCGCGCGCAGCCGCTCACGGACGCGCTCGCGCGCGAAGGCATGCAGCGCTCGGCGCGCTCGCTGCGCAAGGCGGTGCTCCACGGCCCCGGGCCCTCGGAGCGCGAGGACCTGGCCATCGCCAGCCTCTTTGGCGGCCTCTGCCTGGCCAACGCGGGCCTGGGGGCGGTGCATGGCTTCGCGGCGCCGCTGGGCGGGATGCTCGGCGCGGCGCATGGGGCGCTGTGCGCCGCGCTTCTCGGGGCCACGCTGGAGGTGAACCTGGACGCGCTGCGCACGCGCGATCCGGAGCACCCCGCCCTCCCCCGCTTCCGCGAAGTGGCGGTGCTGCTCACCGGCCAGCCGGAGGCGCGGGCCGAGGACGGCATCGCCTGGGTGAAGGACCTGGTCCAGGCCCTGCGCATCCGGGGCCTGCGCACCATGGGCCTCACGGACGCGGACGTGCCCGGACTCGTGGCGAAGGCACGCGCCGCCAGCAGCATGAAGGGCAATCCGCTGACGCTCAGCGACGCGGAGTTGACGACGGTCGTCCAACGGTCGATGTGA
- a CDS encoding putative quinol monooxygenase, which translates to MPTSLLVVHVHVRVLPQHVDAFLQATLANASASVKEPGIARFDVCQDTEDPTRFVLVEAYRSPDAPAAHKETAHYLTWRDTVAPMMAEPRTARRYANRFPDDAGW; encoded by the coding sequence ATGCCCACGAGCCTGCTCGTCGTCCATGTCCACGTGCGCGTGCTCCCGCAGCACGTCGACGCCTTCCTCCAGGCCACCCTCGCCAACGCCAGCGCCAGCGTGAAGGAGCCCGGCATCGCCCGCTTCGACGTCTGCCAGGACACCGAGGACCCCACCCGCTTCGTCCTCGTCGAGGCCTACCGCTCCCCGGACGCGCCCGCCGCCCACAAGGAGACCGCCCACTACCTCACGTGGCGCGACACCGTCGCCCCCATGATGGCCGAGCCCCGCACCGCCCGCCGCTACGCCAACCGCTTCCCTGACGACGCGGGCTGGTGA
- a CDS encoding 1,4-dihydroxy-2-naphthoyl-CoA synthase gives MVSDLFDASRWQPVEGFKFKDITFHRAVDQGTVRIAFNRPEVRNAFRPKTVDELARALEATRFMTDVGVVLLTGNGPSPKDGGWAFCSGGDQRIRGKDGYKYEPGEEAGDPARLGRLHILEVQRQIRFLPKVVIAVVPGWTAGGGHSLHVVCDMTIASKEHGMFKQTDADVASFDAGYGSALLARQVGQKRAREIFFLGQSYTADEAFQMNAINASVPHADLEKVALEWAAEINTKSPTAIKMLKYAFNLPDDGLVGQQLFAGEATRLGYGTEEAQEGRDAFVQKRKRDFKRFPWTY, from the coding sequence ATGGTCTCGGACCTCTTCGACGCTTCCCGCTGGCAGCCGGTGGAAGGCTTCAAGTTCAAGGACATCACGTTCCACCGCGCGGTGGATCAGGGCACGGTGCGCATCGCGTTCAACCGGCCGGAGGTGCGCAACGCGTTCCGTCCGAAGACGGTGGACGAGCTGGCCCGGGCGCTGGAGGCCACGCGGTTCATGACGGACGTAGGCGTGGTGCTGCTCACGGGCAACGGGCCGTCGCCGAAGGACGGCGGGTGGGCGTTCTGCTCGGGGGGAGACCAGCGCATCCGGGGCAAGGACGGCTACAAGTATGAGCCCGGTGAGGAGGCGGGGGATCCGGCGCGGCTGGGGCGGCTGCACATCCTGGAGGTGCAGCGGCAGATCCGCTTCCTGCCCAAGGTGGTGATCGCGGTGGTCCCTGGCTGGACGGCGGGAGGCGGGCACAGCCTGCACGTCGTCTGTGACATGACGATCGCGAGCAAGGAGCACGGCATGTTCAAGCAGACGGACGCGGACGTGGCGAGCTTCGACGCTGGCTACGGGTCCGCGCTGCTGGCGCGCCAGGTGGGGCAGAAGCGGGCGCGGGAGATCTTCTTCCTCGGTCAGTCCTACACGGCGGACGAGGCGTTCCAGATGAACGCCATCAACGCGTCGGTGCCGCACGCGGACCTGGAGAAGGTCGCGCTGGAGTGGGCGGCGGAGATCAACACCAAGAGCCCCACGGCCATCAAGATGCTGAAGTATGCCTTCAACCTCCCGGACGACGGGCTCGTGGGCCAGCAGCTCTTCGCGGGAGAGGCCACGCGCCTGGGGTACGGCACGGAAGAGGCACAGGAAGGCCGGGACGCGTTCGTCCAGAAGCGCAAGCGCGACTTCAAGCGCTTCCCCTGGACGTACTGA